Genomic segment of Panicum virgatum strain AP13 chromosome 9N, P.virgatum_v5, whole genome shotgun sequence:
CCGAGACCACAAGGGCCGGAACCGCATAACGGGCAGGGGCGCAGGGCTCCTTCTCATCTTCGTCGATCCATTAATTTCCCGTGGTAAGCCAATTTTTTCTTCCGTATTTTCGCCCAATTCGTGAGCCTTGACGTTGTTTCTTTCCAGTTGCGTGCATCCATGCTTGCACCTAGTAGGCTAGCTGCAAATCTGAGGCTAGTTGTCAGTATATAGACACTCTGTGTTCCAAGTGCAAACGAAAAGGTCGAAGATCCTTTTCTACTAATTTGCATGCACTTCTAAATACAGTAATTATGGTGAACGGGTCATCTTAACAGAAAGGACCTTTCTTGGTAATGGTAATGGAGATGTTAACTTCGATGAGTGACAAGATATGCACGATGTCCATCTTGTATAACGTCTATTGCATGAATATATGCTTTAGTGAAAATCAATTTGTTCTGAGTCATCAGCTGAATCGGGATCGAGCAATGGAGAAACTGATGAAGAAAGTACATGCTTCCATCTGTTGTGGCCCTACAATAAAAGAGTCTCAAGTTTTTGTAAGCATGTTTAAGCAGTTGTCAATCGACGGAAGTACATATCATATGCCAAAGACTAGGTGTTGCGCAACTCCTCAACGCTGGCTACTCACACTAGATATGATTTCATTCCGCGCTGACCTATGGAATCCTGCAAATCTGGAGAAGGTTGAACTGCCATCCTTGGAAAAGAACTTACCCCAAAACTGCAAGTGTTTGCTCTCATCTGAACCCGCTTCTCCTGGCTGTGTGGTTTTAGTTGTTGATGCTGATGAACCTCAAATCTGGTTTTGCTATGTTGGAGGGAAGAAATGGACCTGGCATGAGTATAATATCACTGTTGAAAAAACACGCTTTCCTTTCATCATGTCATCAAAAAAGCAACGTGAAGAAGAGTGTGCACATCATAGTTCTCATAGAGAAGCTTCATCTGAATTTATATTCAAAGGCAACTGCAATGGGGAAAGAACAAGAATATCGAATGATGGACATGTCACGGTGATTCTTGGCCATTCTGAAAGGTTCCAAATAAGAAGTATAGCTGCAGTCGAGGGGAAGTTCTATTTTGAGATGTCGTCATCAGAACTTGGTGTTCTCGAGTTCATTCCAAATCCAACATTTTCCACGCTAAAGTTTGAGAGATTGCCTGTCCCACATTACCGTTGGGAATTTGCATTCCCTCATCTGGTTGAGTCCCGTGGAAGGCTCTTCCTAGTTGTTCAGATTCAAGATTCTCTCTCCAATATTGCTCTGTACAAAATGGATTTCTCGAAGCTTGCATGGTCTTGGGTGGATGGTCTCTATGACCAGGTATTCTTCTTGGGTAGACTACATTTCACAGCATCATACTCTGCTTGGGAGCTTGGGGTGAAGCAAGGGAATGTATATTACCTTTTTGAGGATGAAGTGTATGGTGAGGATGGTGAGGTTGAACTGCTGAATGTTTTCTTTCCTGGAGATAAATATATGCCCAGCTCCAATTACTGTCATGGGTCCATAGATGATTTGCCGGCTTCCTTGTTGGGCATACACAATGTTCTAATTAAAGCTTGTGGTTTTTCCATAGGCACTGGTTAGAAGTTTATGACAGTTTGACGTGGGAAACATCCTGCCTCTGTAGGTTTGCCGATCTGAATTCCAATTTACTCTCTCTGTCCAAAACAACTAAGTTAGTTTCTAGTTTGTGTtaagtcaaaccatctcaagtTCGACCAACTTTATAGAGAAGAATACAAACATTTGATATATATTTCGTGATGTATCAACTATTTTCTGTAAGCTTGGTCAAAACGCTGCTGCAATATTGGTCTTACCAATTGGGTAAGTAAATTTTGCACGTCGTGAATGTAATATTTACACCGCAACTTCAAATGCGGATTCCCATATGGCTCTGTTAccacatattttttttctctcgaatgcgcaggagaactgcacatcaatatattaagaagaagaaaaaaagggggAAGAGCCCCAAATACAAAACAGCTACAAGGTTAGAGGGCCTGTAGCACGCCCTGAAAAACACTAAAAACTGCTTTGTTTCCTTAGAAAGACAGACTGTTACCACATATTTTCCTTAGAAATTTCTTAAACTTGGACTGGAaataaaatatgattgtcactcaTCAGCAAAGGGATAACTTTGAATACTGAAGAATACGAGCTAATACATGTTGCTTATGGATAATTTCTTAGCAAGGAATAGAAGATTATCCAGAGATGTGAATCATGCACCTTGGCATGTTTGACACTAAAGGTACATGCACTTCTAAAGGTACTACGAGAAATTTTGGCTTGAAATAATTGTTGTTCATCTAAACTCGGTTTGTCATTCGGGATTATATAGGACAGGTGGTAGTGGTGGGGGCAGGTGCAGCTGAACCTCTGATGAATGCTCAACATTCTGAAACGGTGGCATGCATGAATGGCCTTGAGCAGCTGGCGTCAATGGGAATATAATGCATCAATGTTGAGTCACCGAATGCTGTTAGTGGACTGGGCAACGACAGATAACCTATCGGTGTATTGATTAGAGATATTAAAACTGAAATGATGTAAATGCTTGCTGTCTCACACTGCCCTTGGGCTTGTAACTCAGTTGCTCATACGCAATCTACAATGGGTCTGAGTTGTAAAAGTGGTTTTTTGTTGTGGCTGACCATGTACCAGAGTCTGTAGTTGTGTTGGTGTCCAGTGAGTTACGTGAACAGAGTTGCCTGAGAATGGGGTGTTGAATCTAATGATCAGAACATGTACAAGTTCGTTAATCTCAGTGTCATTTTGCTCTGCCAGATCCACCATGAAAACAACAAGCTTGACAGTAGTACGCTCACTTCTCAGTACCATATCATAGCCATAATACCTCCATACTTGAACGATGCAACCCCAGAGGGCACGAACAATGTACATAATAGTTGTTTATTGAGGATGTAATGGCATTCACCGCTGGAGACATTATTCTGTTGAGCTCAATGGTGTGCACCTGGCCAGTTCTCTCTGCCGTCTGGTATGGCGGCAGTGAATGTCATCAGCGTCAGAAGGCACCTCCTGCTAATTCCATTCCTCTGAGCCAAGGTGACGGCTTGTTGGAGATGCTTCGCCCCTGACCAATGAACGGATGAAGCTGAAGCGGTCGGGCCTCTGATCGGCTCCATCAGTCTCCCTTAGGGCCGAGCCATTGGACAGTGTTGCTAGATGCTATAGTAAGCTGCTATACTGAATATTTGCAAGCCCTGAGGAACGAAAGGCCACAGGTTTTTCTGGAATCTGGATGGAAAAAGATAGGGACATCTCCAGAGCTCATGCTTTTGTTCTTCAGTATTTTATCCTCACAATTTCACATTGAAAAGAATACAAGGTACAAATCCAAGAGAGAAGCTCTCAAATCAACTTTCAGTGTACTGTACAAAGCATATATCCACAGTCCACTCAGCATGTTTTCATTCATATATGTGATATCATCCAACAATGATCCAATATAAAAATTACAGGTGGCACCAGTTAAAACATGGTGATCTATTTTGAACATTTGGATTTAAAATTCCATAGTCCAGATAAAACCCATCCAAATCCTTTGCTAAACCTAACCCCTATCTAGGTATTGCGCGATTTAAGTCGCATTATATCTAGCATGTCTCTAAAACATACATCATCCAAAACCGAGGACAGTGGGTGCCAACTCTAACAATGGCTCCAATGCACTTGGCGCAAACTTCCGAGCAAATAAGAAGCACAATGTTGTATTCTGATCATTGTACAGACAAGTCTGTCCCGCTCGGACTCCCCTCAAGAATTCCTCCGTGATATCACTCCTACCAAACCTTGCTGGATGTGCAGAAATTCGGGACCAATCTACCCAAGTAACACTCCTGTTAGCCAGGGCCTGCGGAACTTCAATCGAGAGCATTGTCTGGATATAGTGCTCATCAGCATAACAGCTAGGCTTGCAGAATTCCTTGAACTTTGGGTGGTAGACCGTGTCCTTGACAATTTCAATAGCAAGTTCCCGGCTGACTTCAAACCATTGCGAGCCTTTGCGCCATTGGTCAAGTTCAACCTCAGGGGTCATGTTCCAGTTGTATCGCCCCCGTCCATATGGTCCAGGATCATCAATCGCCATGACAAAACTTTGGCTTGAGTTCAGGAAGTATTGGTATGTCGTGTTGAAATCAAATACAGGAATGCATGACTCAGACACAAGCACAAACCATTCATTTGATATATCCAGCAAAGCGTTGGCAAGTAGACGCCTCTCAGCATCGCACATTGTCATCTTACCCCATTCTGCAACCTGTGATCAGTACACAAATCAAGCAGGTGTCAGGGTATCTGAATACAGACAGGGAAGCCACAGAAATCACTCCTCCAGTTGATTAAATAGCATTATGCACGATTAGATACATGAAGTAGGTTGGCCCATATGGTCCCCGCAATCTCCAAGTAGGATAAAAATGAGAAAAGTCTATAGAGAGAGGTAATCAAGGTCTGTTTTCcagtttttattttattttattaaaaGGTGGGTTTTCTCAAAAGTCAAAAGCACAACCTTCTCATTTCTCAATGCTACTCACTACTCAGTTAATCATTGTAGTTAGTGTTTCAGCATAAGTTGGTTTTCCATCTTGCTttaatcttttttgttttttgaggTGGCAACAGGGGGTGGAGATCGCCCACCTGATGTTACGGCAAGTGGGCCGGCCACAGGCCTAGGCCCACAAGTACTGCGCGTGAACAGTACCGCGGTACTGTAGCGCCGCCataggttagggtttagggtgagTCTAGAGATTAGATTACTTAAGGGTCAAGTTTGTTAGGCGCCTTGTCTATAAAAGGCTGCTATCAGTCCTAGGCTTAGGCAAGCAGAAAATAGATCAAAGAAGCAGCTCAGAGCCTCCAGAGGAAGGGCGAGTTAGCCGATCTATCCTGCTGTTCTAGTATCGATAATCAGTCCACATCAACTTGGTATTCAGAGCTTTTGATCCTGTGACAtttgcttccgccgccgccgccgccgccaaaaaTCCCACCCAGATTGCATCTGTATGCCCCTCCTCAGATTGCATCTACTCATCGACAAGCCATGGAAACAACCACCGCAGTCCCCAAGATCCGCATTCCGACCTTCGATGGCAGTACCGATCCACTTCTCTGGTTGCACAACCAGTGCTTGGACGCGTGGGAGACACCGGAGTTCCTGAAGGTACGGACTGTTTCTTTCAAGATGACAGGCCCATCACTACGGTGGTTCGACAAGATCGAGAGGACCATCGGCGTACCTACATGGCCGGAGTTCACTGGCGCGGTCCGCCGACGATTTGCTTCGGCTCCGACATATGCACCCCCGCCGGCTGAATTCAATGGGGTGTCGCTGCCGGCGTCTTCATCTCCCACCATCACCGAGATCCTCGCCAAGATCGACTCCTTCTGCGCATCTTCTCCAGCATACACTGCGGCCACAACAACAGGGGTGGCTACCGCCACATCTCCTCCATCGACGGCCACGACATCAGCAACATCAGCTGCGCCGCTGGCTTCGCCTCTTGGACCGCCGCCAGCCGCGCCGTCTCCGCCTGCACAAGTGGCACCCACGCCGTCGGCGCCAGCCCCATCTCCACTGAGGGCCCTGACGGTGATGCCTCCGCCGTTGCCCGCCCCGGCGACACCAGTTGCGCCAGCCGCCGCTGTCGATCCGCTCGTGGGACGGGATCAGCAGCCCCTGCCCGTCCTGGATCCGTCGCCACCAGCCCATCGCCGTCAGTCGAAGCTTTCCACGTCAGCGCGCATCCTCATCAGTAGGGTCTCCGCCCGTCGCGGATCTGGCTGCTCCACCTGTCGAGGTGTCGTCCGCGCTCCTCCTCGGGCCGTCTGTCGCGGTTTCTGTCCTCCATTGCGATGGATCCATCTCCGCCCGCCGGCCCCCCATCCGCGGCTGTCCGCCTCGTCCGCGGCCGCCTGCACGCCGTCCGCGTCGTTGGCGACCCGCACGCTGTCCGCGTGTGCCTCCGCCCATACACGGCCGCCCACGCGTCCGCGCGCGCCTTCGGGCGTCCACggccgtccatccatctgctgcCGCCCATCGGAGGTTCTCCAGCGCCACGAGCGGCCTTGGCTTTGGCGTCTCCATCGCCTGCCATGGCCCCGGCGACCTAGTCCCCGCCAGCGCCTGCGGCCGTGCCCACTGCGGCGAGCGCGGCCCTGTCTTCAGCTTCCGCGGGCGCGCCTCCTCGCTGTTGGCTTTGGCACCTCACCTGCTCCCTTCGTCGCCCGCGTCGGCATCCTCCCCAGGCATTCAGCACGCCTGGGCCACAGACGCTTCGCCGTCCCCACCAGGTGCCCCGTCTTCCGTCGGCCATCAACGGCCATGGCTGCCCCTACACCAGGCGCGGCACATCGAGACCTTGTAGGCGAGCAAGCAGCTGCAGGTGCTGGCCACGCTCGACGCCGCCAAGACGTAGTGGTACCACCACCACTTTATGCTCGGCTGCATCTACTACACCGACCTCGCCAGGCCCGAGCACGGCACGCAGCCGCCCAACGCCGCCGACACTGTGAACGGCGTCGTGTTCTGCAATGCGCTCGCCGGGCAATTCTTCTTCGGCTGGCTCGGCAACAGGCTTGGCCGCAACAGCGTCTACGGCGGGACGCTGCTGCACATGGCCATCTGCTCCTTCGCGTCGAGCTCACATTCAGGAGCATGCCCACCGGCGTCATTCAACTGCTCCTCATCAGCAACGTTGGCTCCAGCCTGAAGTCATCCTGTCTGCGCCAAGTTCGTCAactccagctcgaggacgagctgtctTCGAGGGGTGGAGAAGTGTTACGGCAAGTGGGCCGGCCACAGGCCTAGGCCCACAAGTACTGCGCGTGAACAGTACCTCGGTACTGTAGCGCCGCCataggttagggtttagggtgagTCTAGAGATTAGATTACTTAAGGGTCAAGTTTGTTAGGCGCCTTGTCTATAAAAGGCTGCTATGAGTCCTAGGGTTAGGCAAGCAGAAAATAGATCAAAGAAGCAGCTCAGAGCCTCCAGAGGAAGGGCGAGTTAGCCGATCTATCCTG
This window contains:
- the LOC120688305 gene encoding uncharacterized protein LOC120688305, which encodes MEKLMKKVHASICCGPTIKESQVFVSMFKQLSIDGSTYHMPKTRCCATPQRWLLTLDMISFRADLWNPANLEKVELPSLEKNLPQNCKCLLSSEPASPGCVVLVVDADEPQIWFCYVGGKKWTWHEYNITVEKTRFPFIMSSKKQREEECAHHSSHREASSEFIFKGNCNGERTRISNDGHVTVILGHSERFQIRSIAAVEGKFYFEMSSSELGVLEFIPNPTFSTLKFERLPVPHYRWEFAFPHLVESRGRLFLVVQIQDSLSNIALYKMDFSKLAWSWVDGLYDQVFFLGRLHFTASYSAWELGVKQGNVYYLFEDEVYGEDGEVELLNVFFPGDKYMPSSNYCHGSIDDLPASLLGIHNVLIKACGFSIGTG